Proteins co-encoded in one Symbiobacterium terraclitae genomic window:
- the ruvX gene encoding Holliday junction resolvase RuvX — MRIGGLDVGDKTIGVALSDELGWTAQGLEVIRRRSLEEDLARLAEIARQYGVTRWVVGMPRNMNGTYGPRAELTRAFIEQLAAHSGLPVEAYDERLSTMAAQRVLLEADVSRARRRKVIDKMAAAVILQGYLDARSRPSPGSLV; from the coding sequence GTGCGCATAGGCGGGCTCGATGTGGGAGATAAGACCATCGGCGTGGCACTTTCCGACGAACTGGGCTGGACGGCCCAGGGTCTGGAAGTGATCCGCCGCCGGTCGCTGGAGGAGGATCTGGCCCGCCTTGCCGAGATCGCCCGCCAGTACGGCGTGACGCGCTGGGTGGTGGGGATGCCCCGCAACATGAACGGCACCTATGGCCCCCGCGCCGAACTGACCCGGGCCTTCATCGAGCAGTTGGCCGCCCACAGCGGCCTTCCGGTGGAGGCTTACGACGAGCGGCTGTCCACCATGGCCGCGCAGCGGGTGCTGCTGGAGGCAGATGTCAGCCGGGCCAGGCGACGCAAGGTGATCGACAAGATGGCCGCGGCCGTGATCCTGCAGGGTTACCTGGATGCACGGTCGCGACCCTCGCCGGGCTCTTTGGTTTGA
- the metG gene encoding methionine--tRNA ligase, with product MSESVYLTTSIFYANGLLHIGHAYEAVAADVLARYYRARGCKVWFLTGTDEHGINIQRRAAAHGAHPQDWVDRIAAADRLALDRLGISYDDFIRTSEERHRTQVQAIFTRLYEQGDIYKDEYEGWYCQYEESFWTESKLIEGRLCPECGRPVEWAKEAAYKFRLTRYAPVVGRLLAQPGFLTPDSRRNEMLTFLREGLEDFAVSRTSVDWGIPVPFDPEHRIYVWLDALANYLTALGYAAEDDRLFHSFWPAARQLVGKDIARFHAIYWPALLAALGLEPPRQIWAHGWFHIDGEKISKSRGNGVDPVALVSAYGVDPVRYYLLRELPYAGDAEWSEEALVRRVNTDLANDLGNLLSRTTQLINKFAGGRVPAPVSPDGVLRLAAEEALAALEAALEGCRLADALAALWQLVRRANKYVDERAPWSLARDPARSAELADVLYSLAESLRIAAAALVPFLVETPERIYAQLGLDPSLARSTPWSVATAWGGLPPGTAIRRGEPLFPRR from the coding sequence ATGTCTGAGTCTGTGTACCTGACGACTTCGATTTTCTACGCCAACGGCCTGCTGCACATCGGCCACGCCTACGAGGCGGTGGCTGCCGACGTGCTGGCTCGCTACTACCGGGCCAGGGGCTGCAAGGTCTGGTTCCTGACCGGCACTGACGAGCACGGCATCAACATTCAGCGCCGGGCCGCGGCTCACGGCGCTCACCCGCAGGACTGGGTGGACCGCATTGCGGCGGCCGACCGCCTCGCCCTGGACCGGCTCGGCATCAGCTACGACGACTTCATCCGCACCAGCGAGGAGCGCCACCGCACCCAGGTGCAGGCCATCTTCACCCGCCTGTACGAGCAGGGCGATATCTACAAAGACGAATACGAGGGGTGGTACTGCCAGTACGAGGAGTCGTTCTGGACCGAGTCCAAGCTGATCGAGGGCCGCCTCTGCCCCGAGTGCGGCCGGCCGGTGGAGTGGGCGAAGGAGGCGGCGTACAAGTTCCGGCTGACGCGGTATGCCCCCGTGGTGGGCCGGCTGTTGGCGCAGCCCGGTTTCCTGACGCCCGACTCCCGCCGGAACGAGATGCTCACCTTCCTCCGGGAGGGGCTGGAGGATTTCGCCGTCTCGCGGACCTCGGTGGACTGGGGGATCCCCGTGCCCTTCGACCCGGAGCACCGCATCTACGTCTGGCTCGATGCCCTTGCGAACTATCTGACGGCTCTGGGGTACGCGGCCGAGGATGACCGGCTCTTCCACAGCTTCTGGCCCGCCGCCCGTCAGCTGGTGGGGAAGGACATCGCCCGCTTCCACGCCATCTACTGGCCCGCGCTGCTGGCGGCGCTGGGCCTGGAGCCGCCCAGGCAGATCTGGGCGCACGGCTGGTTCCACATCGACGGGGAGAAGATCTCCAAGTCGCGGGGCAACGGGGTCGACCCGGTCGCCCTGGTCTCGGCATACGGGGTCGACCCCGTACGCTACTACCTCCTGCGGGAGCTGCCCTACGCCGGGGACGCCGAATGGTCCGAAGAGGCCCTGGTCCGGCGGGTCAACACCGACCTGGCCAACGACCTCGGCAACCTGCTGTCCCGCACCACCCAGTTGATCAACAAGTTCGCGGGCGGCCGGGTTCCCGCTCCGGTCAGCCCCGACGGCGTGCTGCGGTTGGCGGCCGAGGAGGCGCTGGCGGCGCTTGAGGCCGCCCTGGAGGGCTGCCGGCTGGCGGATGCCCTGGCTGCGCTCTGGCAGCTGGTCAGGCGGGCCAACAAGTATGTGGATGAGCGGGCGCCCTGGTCGCTCGCCAGGGATCCGGCCCGGTCGGCCGAACTGGCGGACGTGCTCTACAGCCTGGCCGAGAGCCTGCGCATCGCCGCAGCGGCTCTTGTTCCCTTCCTGGTGGAGACCCCGGAGCGCATCTACGCGCAGCTGGGGCTCGACCCCTCGCTGGCCAGGTCGACCCCGTGGTCGGTCGCCACCGCGTGGGGCGGTCTGCCGCCGGGGACCGCCATCCGGCGTGGCGAGCCCCTGTTCCCGCGGCGCTGA
- the mltG gene encoding endolytic transglycosylase MltG: MSIAAKAARLVLALVVLLALLAGAAYAGFLWFLGRLEPADPSAAPVEIEIPAGATTADVADILAERGIIRDPNVFRLYVRYRELDAQIVSGRYELSAAMSADEILAKLVSGDVVVRRFTLPEGLTVAMMADLLDEADVVPREDFLNAVAAAVPLNPYLPPDLDVAQPMEGYLFPATYEYHSATTAEEVVAMLLDRFAAVWTDELLARADEMGLTVHEVVTLASIVETEARVPAEQPAISGVYLNRLAVGMPLQADPTVYYALGLPRTERLLYEHLEVDSPYNTYKYPGLPPGPIASPGESAIRAVLYPETHDYYYFVAKNDGSGEHYFAATYEEHLENVDRAEANLAARQP, encoded by the coding sequence TTGTCCATCGCAGCAAAGGCAGCCCGGCTGGTCCTGGCCCTGGTGGTCCTGCTCGCCCTGCTGGCCGGCGCCGCGTACGCGGGCTTCCTGTGGTTCCTCGGGCGCCTGGAGCCCGCTGACCCCTCTGCCGCGCCGGTGGAGATCGAGATCCCCGCCGGGGCCACCACCGCCGACGTGGCCGACATCCTGGCCGAACGCGGCATCATCCGGGACCCCAACGTGTTCCGTCTCTACGTCCGCTACCGGGAACTGGATGCCCAGATCGTCTCGGGCCGCTACGAACTCTCGGCCGCCATGTCCGCCGACGAGATCCTGGCCAAGCTCGTCTCGGGCGACGTGGTGGTGCGGCGCTTCACGCTGCCCGAAGGGCTGACGGTGGCCATGATGGCCGACCTCCTGGACGAGGCGGACGTGGTGCCGCGGGAGGACTTCCTGAACGCCGTGGCCGCCGCCGTGCCTCTGAACCCCTACCTGCCCCCCGACCTGGACGTCGCGCAGCCGATGGAGGGCTACCTGTTCCCGGCCACGTACGAGTACCACAGCGCGACCACCGCCGAGGAGGTCGTGGCGATGCTGCTGGACCGGTTCGCGGCCGTCTGGACCGACGAACTCCTTGCCCGGGCCGACGAGATGGGGCTCACGGTGCACGAGGTGGTCACCCTGGCCTCCATCGTCGAGACCGAGGCCCGGGTGCCGGCGGAGCAGCCGGCGATCTCCGGCGTCTACCTGAACCGGCTGGCCGTCGGGATGCCGCTGCAGGCCGACCCCACCGTCTACTACGCGCTGGGGCTGCCCCGCACGGAGCGCCTGCTCTACGAGCACCTGGAGGTCGATTCCCCCTACAACACTTACAAGTATCCCGGGCTGCCTCCCGGGCCCATCGCATCGCCGGGCGAGAGCGCCATCCGGGCGGTGCTCTACCCTGAGACCCACGACTACTACTACTTCGTCGCCAAGAACGACGGGTCGGGCGAGCACTACTTCGCAGCCACCTACGAGGAGCACCTGGAGAACGTCGACCGGGCCGAGGCGAACCTGGCGGCACGGCAGCCCTGA
- a CDS encoding rhomboid family intramembrane serine protease: MVLPLRDSPRVRNRPWVNWALLAANIGIFLLEVGSPAVGEWLVETFALRPTELLSLPAWAALGGWPLVTLFASPFLHGSWGHVLGNMLYLWVFGDNIEERLGHRRYLVFYLLCAALSGIAHAVANPTSDVPTIGASGAVAGVLGGYIFSYPRARILTLVPVGYLVPAVRVPAWIFLGLWFLVQLASGLAPIWLHDLVQNVAFWAHINGFLSGVALAQILAPRRPVENRGG, from the coding sequence TTGGTCCTGCCACTGCGTGACAGCCCGCGCGTCCGTAACCGCCCGTGGGTCAACTGGGCGCTGCTCGCCGCCAACATCGGGATCTTCCTCCTCGAGGTCGGGAGTCCCGCTGTGGGGGAGTGGCTCGTGGAGACCTTCGCCCTGCGCCCGACGGAACTGCTGAGCCTCCCGGCCTGGGCGGCCTTGGGCGGCTGGCCCCTCGTCACGCTCTTCGCCTCGCCGTTCCTGCACGGGTCCTGGGGGCACGTGCTGGGCAACATGCTCTATCTCTGGGTCTTCGGCGATAACATTGAGGAGCGGCTGGGCCACCGGCGCTACCTGGTGTTCTACCTGCTCTGCGCCGCGCTGTCGGGCATCGCCCACGCCGTCGCCAACCCGACGTCCGACGTCCCCACCATCGGCGCGTCGGGCGCCGTGGCCGGCGTGCTGGGCGGGTACATCTTCAGCTACCCCCGGGCACGGATCCTGACGCTGGTGCCCGTCGGATACCTGGTCCCGGCCGTGCGGGTGCCGGCCTGGATCTTCCTGGGACTCTGGTTCCTGGTGCAGCTGGCCAGCGGCCTCGCCCCCATCTGGCTGCACGACCTGGTCCAGAACGTCGCGTTCTGGGCCCACATCAACGGCTTCCTCAGCGGCGTGGCGCTGGCGCAGATCCTCGCCCCCCGGCGGCCGGTTGAGAATCGAGGTGGATGA
- the alaS gene encoding alanine--tRNA ligase, with translation MTGSEIRTAFIEFFKSKGHTHVPSSSLVPHNDPTLLFTNAGMNQFKDTFLGLEKRDYSRAVTAQKCVRAGGKHNDLEEVGFTARHHTFFEMMGNFSFGDYFKEEALAYAWEFITSPEWLGLPKERLWVSIYKDDDEAFDVWHNKVGVPADRIVRLGEKDNFWRMGDTGPCGPCSEIFWDMGPEHACDHPKGCAIDTCGCDRWREFWNNVFMQYNQTAEGLVPLERTGVDTGLGLERMATIMQGVWSNWEIDLWKPIFARIAELSGRTYGDGPEAVPFRVIADHARCCTFLIADGVRFSNEGRGYVMRRILRRAVRFGRNLGFTGPFIWQVAGAVADVMGDAYPEVRAELPTIQEELRREEERFFRTLEQGMARLEEILRNMRQDGKSTVSGQDAFVLYDTYGFPLDIVRDVAREHGFTVDEQGYQAAMAEQKARARAARDVSYVTEAQTRIAAHLESVAPTAFVGYTELSAEGRVLAVFDEEGNPTGAGAGSSVVIVLDRTPFYAEGGGQVGDTGCIVAEGLTVEVEDCRKLPSGHHLHYGTVQQGFLEVGQRVEAQVDAGKRRATQKNHTATHLLHKALRAVLGTHVHQAGSLVAPDRLRFDFAHTGPMTPEQIAAVEEMVNGEIEAAEPVTWTEMPIDEAKALGAMALFGEKYGDVVRVVSVGDGWSRELCGGCHVSNTSQIQYFKVISESGIGGGVRRIEAATGAGVIRHLEEAQARAAEAQEQLRGRVKELEKELEQLRAKLAASETGSLVERAREVGGIKVVAGTAPVATMDDLRNMTDVIRDKLGSGVVVLGAVAGDGKVNLVAAVTKDLAGRVHAGKLIKEVAQICGGGGGGRPDMATAGGKNPERLGEALNAVPRLLGEQLGL, from the coding sequence ATGACGGGCAGCGAGATCCGCACCGCCTTCATCGAGTTCTTCAAGTCCAAGGGCCATACCCACGTGCCCAGCTCGTCGCTGGTGCCGCACAATGACCCGACCCTGCTCTTCACCAACGCCGGGATGAACCAGTTCAAGGACACCTTCCTGGGCCTGGAGAAGCGCGACTACTCCCGGGCCGTCACCGCCCAGAAGTGCGTGCGGGCCGGCGGCAAGCACAACGACCTCGAGGAGGTCGGCTTCACCGCCCGGCACCACACCTTCTTCGAGATGATGGGCAACTTCAGCTTCGGCGACTACTTCAAGGAGGAGGCCCTGGCCTACGCCTGGGAGTTCATCACCAGCCCCGAGTGGCTGGGCCTGCCGAAGGAGCGGCTCTGGGTCTCCATCTACAAGGACGACGACGAGGCCTTCGACGTCTGGCACAACAAGGTGGGCGTGCCCGCCGACCGCATCGTGCGCCTGGGCGAGAAGGACAACTTCTGGCGCATGGGCGACACCGGCCCCTGCGGGCCCTGCTCCGAGATCTTCTGGGACATGGGGCCCGAGCACGCCTGCGACCATCCCAAGGGCTGCGCCATCGACACCTGCGGCTGCGACCGCTGGCGCGAGTTCTGGAACAACGTCTTCATGCAGTACAATCAGACGGCCGAGGGCCTGGTGCCGCTGGAGCGGACCGGCGTGGACACCGGCCTCGGCCTGGAGCGCATGGCCACGATCATGCAGGGGGTCTGGTCCAACTGGGAGATCGACCTCTGGAAGCCCATCTTCGCCCGCATCGCCGAGCTCTCGGGCCGGACCTACGGCGACGGGCCCGAGGCCGTGCCCTTCCGCGTGATCGCCGACCACGCCCGCTGCTGCACCTTCCTGATCGCCGACGGCGTGCGCTTCAGCAACGAGGGCCGCGGCTACGTGATGCGCCGCATCCTGCGCCGGGCGGTGCGCTTCGGCCGCAACCTGGGCTTCACCGGGCCGTTCATCTGGCAGGTGGCCGGTGCGGTGGCCGACGTGATGGGCGACGCCTACCCCGAGGTGCGGGCGGAGCTGCCCACGATCCAGGAGGAGCTGCGACGGGAGGAGGAGCGCTTCTTCCGCACGCTCGAACAGGGCATGGCCCGGCTGGAGGAGATCCTGCGCAACATGCGGCAGGACGGCAAGTCCACCGTGTCGGGCCAGGACGCCTTCGTCCTCTACGACACCTACGGCTTCCCGCTGGACATCGTGCGCGACGTGGCCCGGGAGCACGGCTTCACCGTCGACGAGCAGGGCTACCAGGCCGCAATGGCCGAGCAGAAGGCCAGGGCACGGGCCGCCCGGGACGTCTCCTATGTCACCGAGGCGCAGACCCGCATCGCCGCCCACCTGGAGTCCGTCGCCCCCACGGCGTTCGTCGGCTACACCGAGCTCAGCGCCGAGGGCCGGGTGCTGGCGGTCTTCGATGAGGAGGGCAATCCCACCGGGGCCGGCGCCGGCTCGTCCGTGGTCATCGTCCTGGACCGGACCCCGTTCTACGCCGAGGGCGGCGGCCAGGTGGGCGACACCGGCTGCATCGTCGCCGAGGGGCTCACCGTGGAGGTGGAGGACTGCCGCAAGCTGCCCTCCGGCCACCACCTGCACTACGGCACGGTGCAGCAGGGCTTCCTGGAGGTGGGCCAGCGGGTGGAGGCGCAGGTCGACGCGGGCAAGCGCCGGGCGACCCAGAAGAACCACACCGCCACGCACCTGCTGCACAAGGCGCTGCGTGCGGTCCTGGGGACCCACGTCCACCAGGCGGGCTCGCTGGTGGCCCCGGACCGGCTCCGGTTCGACTTCGCCCACACCGGCCCCATGACGCCGGAGCAGATCGCCGCGGTCGAGGAGATGGTCAACGGCGAGATCGAGGCCGCCGAGCCGGTCACCTGGACCGAGATGCCGATCGACGAGGCGAAGGCCCTGGGCGCCATGGCGCTCTTCGGCGAGAAGTACGGCGACGTCGTGCGGGTGGTTTCGGTGGGCGATGGCTGGTCCCGGGAACTTTGCGGCGGCTGCCACGTCAGCAATACCAGCCAGATTCAATACTTCAAGGTCATCTCCGAGTCGGGCATCGGCGGCGGCGTGCGCCGCATCGAGGCCGCGACCGGCGCCGGGGTGATCCGGCACCTCGAGGAGGCGCAGGCGAGGGCCGCCGAGGCGCAGGAGCAGCTCAGGGGCCGCGTGAAGGAGCTCGAGAAGGAGCTGGAGCAGCTGCGGGCCAAGCTGGCCGCCAGCGAGACCGGCAGCCTGGTGGAGCGGGCCAGGGAGGTCGGCGGTATCAAGGTGGTGGCCGGCACCGCGCCGGTGGCTACCATGGACGACCTCCGGAACATGACCGATGTGATCCGCGACAAGCTCGGCTCCGGCGTGGTGGTGCTCGGCGCCGTGGCCGGCGACGGCAAGGTGAACCTGGTCGCCGCGGTGACCAAGGATCTTGCGGGCAGGGTGCACGCCGGCAAGCTGATCAAGGAGGTTGCGCAGATCTGCGGCGGCGGTGGCGGCGGCCGGCCTGACATGGCCACCGCCGGCGGCAAGAACCCCGAGCGGCTGGGCGAGGCGCTGAACGCGGTTCCCCGCCTGCTGGGCGAGCAGCTGGGCCTGTAA
- a CDS encoding GNAT family N-acetyltransferase, protein MAGVIWGEKAGIRPLRPGDAGALHRFMTDPEVGHLLYEDKSGLFPGPLLLAVNIWLNSLAPRPEWAIVNEQGRFIGLVRLWRISERNRSAMLTIYIGEKDHWGRGYGTDALRLVLREAFGPMDLHRVELHVFEFNRRAIRSYEKAGFVHEGVRRQALRRGSRYYDIVVMGITREEFFARERERGAAVQGQSAGWE, encoded by the coding sequence ATGGCGGGCGTGATCTGGGGCGAGAAGGCGGGAATCCGCCCCCTCCGCCCCGGGGATGCCGGCGCCCTGCACCGGTTCATGACCGACCCTGAGGTGGGCCACCTGCTGTACGAGGACAAGTCGGGGCTCTTCCCGGGCCCCTTGCTCCTGGCCGTCAACATCTGGCTGAACAGCCTGGCCCCCCGGCCGGAGTGGGCCATCGTGAACGAGCAGGGGCGCTTCATCGGCCTGGTGCGGCTCTGGCGGATCAGCGAGCGGAACCGCTCGGCGATGCTGACGATCTACATCGGCGAGAAAGACCACTGGGGCCGGGGCTACGGGACGGATGCCCTCCGCCTCGTGCTCCGCGAGGCCTTCGGCCCCATGGACCTGCACCGGGTGGAGCTGCACGTCTTCGAGTTCAACCGCAGGGCGATCCGCAGCTATGAGAAGGCCGGCTTCGTCCACGAGGGGGTCCGGCGCCAGGCCCTGCGGCGGGGCAGCCGCTACTACGACATCGTCGTCATGGGCATCACCCGCGAGGAGTTCTTCGCCCGTGAGCGGGAGCGGGGGGCCGCCGTCCAGGGGCAGTCCGCCGGCTGGGAATAG
- a CDS encoding DUF1292 domain-containing protein, whose product MSHDHEHDHEHEHDDDVIVLTDEEGNEHEFTIVQVITVDEKDYAVLLPIHDGEEDEEAVIMRIDEENGEEVLVEIESEEEFERVADAWEEMLDDEEFEEESEK is encoded by the coding sequence ATGAGCCATGACCACGAGCATGACCACGAGCATGAGCACGATGATGACGTTATCGTGCTGACGGACGAGGAAGGCAACGAGCACGAGTTCACCATCGTCCAGGTCATCACCGTCGACGAGAAGGACTACGCCGTCCTGCTCCCCATCCACGATGGCGAGGAAGACGAAGAGGCCGTCATCATGCGGATCGACGAGGAGAACGGTGAGGAGGTTCTGGTCGAGATCGAGTCCGAGGAGGAGTTCGAGCGGGTAGCCGACGCCTGGGAGGAGATGCTCGACGACGAGGAGTTCGAGGAGGAGTCCGAGAAGTAG
- a CDS encoding IreB family regulatory phosphoprotein produces MPEISDKTVYWRNRPEDRNPGEVLRKVYAALKEKGYSPIDQIVGYLLSGDPTYITSHMGARNLIRRIERDELLEELVRSYLEKVEE; encoded by the coding sequence ATGCCAGAGATCAGCGACAAGACCGTATACTGGCGGAACAGGCCGGAAGACCGGAACCCGGGGGAGGTGCTGCGCAAGGTATACGCGGCGCTCAAGGAGAAGGGGTACAGCCCCATCGACCAGATCGTCGGGTACCTGCTCTCCGGGGATCCCACCTACATCACCAGCCACATGGGCGCGCGGAACCTGATCCGGCGCATCGAGCGGGACGAGCTCCTCGAGGAGCTGGTGCGCAGCTACCTGGAGAAGGTGGAGGAGTAG
- a CDS encoding CBS domain-containing protein — MRLRQLMTTNVRTCQPDTPLVEVARIMDEVNCGFVPVVEGGRPVGTITDRDIVVRAVAMAKDIRTVKARECMSSPVITATPDTDAHEAADIMAEKQIRRLCVVEGGRLVGVVALGDLATERIHTDEAGEALSAISEPSQPDAH; from the coding sequence ATGCGTCTTCGTCAGCTGATGACCACCAACGTACGCACCTGTCAGCCCGACACGCCCCTCGTGGAGGTGGCCCGGATCATGGACGAGGTCAACTGCGGCTTCGTGCCCGTGGTGGAGGGCGGCCGGCCTGTGGGGACGATCACAGACCGCGACATCGTCGTCCGCGCCGTGGCCATGGCGAAGGACATCCGCACCGTGAAGGCCCGCGAGTGCATGTCCAGCCCGGTCATCACTGCCACCCCGGACACGGATGCCCACGAGGCGGCCGACATCATGGCCGAGAAGCAGATCCGCCGGCTCTGCGTCGTCGAGGGCGGGCGGCTGGTGGGGGTCGTCGCCCTGGGCGACCTGGCCACGGAGCGGATCCACACCGACGAGGCCGGGGAGGCGCTCTCGGCCATCTCCGAACCCTCGCAGCCTGACGCCCACTAG
- a CDS encoding peptidoglycan D,D-transpeptidase FtsI family protein has translation MRIRMARRVLWLSVAAALCLTALAARVFYLQVMQGPALARQAISQRTERLPLQMRRGAIYDRNGVALTDPQSVLGLAAFPRLFGDTAAVAESLADALGEEAAARVLEYVRRHHEAGWVIEGLSPEAAERVAELGLPGLAVGPTGRRYGPDSLARHLVGYANALGGQTGLEFAYDAELRGENVPHLTARYDGRGGPLPGGALQVVLPLDPVNKEPYDLHTSIDARIQRVVEEEMDRTGHPTGGPLRAGVVVMDAATGEPLAIASRPNYDQAVWAGENELRNRALTPYETGSVFKPLVAAAALEAGLIAPDEQFVCSGTYRLGDRTFRDVDGTPQGPVTLREAIARSCNTAFIQIGYERMGGDAVLEAARLFGLGEATGALPPGHEPVAPLPEPHYGGDVAQLSFGQGGLKASPLQVARAYTALANGGTLHPARLVTAVKRTDGAVVARPRLEPARRVVSRATAAELQAALLAATVPGGEGTGQAAWLEGVGAAGKSGSADTVMNGRPATHAWFAGWFPAQRPRYVVVVLIEDGRSGGTFAAPLFRRIAERILELE, from the coding sequence ATGCGCATCCGAATGGCCCGGCGCGTGCTCTGGCTCAGCGTCGCGGCCGCGCTCTGCCTGACAGCGCTGGCGGCGCGGGTGTTCTACCTGCAGGTCATGCAGGGGCCGGCCCTGGCCCGGCAGGCCATCAGCCAGCGGACCGAGCGCCTGCCCCTTCAGATGCGGCGCGGCGCCATCTACGACCGGAACGGCGTCGCCCTTACCGATCCCCAGTCGGTCCTGGGACTGGCGGCCTTTCCCCGCCTCTTCGGCGACACGGCGGCCGTGGCGGAGTCCCTGGCGGACGCCCTGGGCGAGGAGGCGGCGGCCCGGGTCCTGGAGTACGTGCGGCGGCACCATGAGGCGGGCTGGGTGATCGAGGGGCTCTCCCCCGAGGCGGCCGAACGGGTGGCGGAGCTGGGGCTGCCCGGCCTGGCCGTCGGCCCCACCGGACGCCGCTACGGGCCGGACTCGCTGGCCCGCCACCTGGTGGGGTACGCCAACGCCCTGGGCGGGCAGACCGGGCTGGAGTTCGCCTACGATGCCGAACTCAGGGGCGAGAACGTCCCCCACCTGACGGCCCGCTACGACGGGCGGGGCGGGCCGCTGCCCGGGGGCGCCCTCCAGGTCGTCCTGCCGCTGGATCCCGTGAACAAGGAGCCCTACGACCTCCACACCAGCATCGACGCCCGCATCCAGCGGGTGGTGGAGGAGGAGATGGACCGGACGGGCCATCCCACAGGGGGCCCGCTGCGCGCGGGCGTCGTGGTGATGGACGCGGCCACGGGCGAACCGCTGGCCATCGCCTCGCGCCCCAACTACGACCAGGCCGTCTGGGCCGGCGAGAACGAACTGCGCAACCGGGCCCTGACGCCCTACGAGACCGGGTCGGTGTTCAAGCCCCTGGTTGCCGCCGCGGCCCTGGAGGCCGGCCTGATCGCGCCGGATGAGCAGTTCGTGTGCAGCGGTACCTACCGGCTGGGCGACCGGACCTTCCGGGACGTCGACGGGACTCCGCAGGGGCCCGTGACGCTCAGGGAGGCCATCGCCCGGTCGTGCAACACCGCGTTCATCCAGATCGGCTACGAGCGGATGGGCGGCGACGCCGTGCTGGAGGCGGCCCGTCTGTTCGGGCTGGGGGAAGCCACCGGCGCCCTTCCCCCCGGCCACGAGCCGGTGGCGCCGCTGCCCGAGCCGCACTACGGCGGCGACGTCGCCCAGCTCAGCTTCGGCCAGGGCGGGCTGAAGGCGAGCCCGCTCCAGGTGGCGCGGGCGTACACGGCCCTCGCCAACGGCGGGACGCTCCACCCGGCCCGCCTGGTGACGGCGGTCAAGCGGACCGACGGCGCGGTGGTCGCACGGCCCAGGCTCGAGCCGGCACGTCGGGTGGTGAGCCGGGCGACGGCCGCCGAACTGCAGGCGGCGCTGCTGGCCGCGACCGTGCCGGGCGGCGAGGGCACCGGCCAGGCGGCCTGGCTGGAAGGGGTCGGGGCGGCCGGGAAATCGGGCTCCGCCGACACGGTGATGAACGGCCGCCCGGCCACGCACGCCTGGTTCGCCGGCTGGTTCCCCGCCCAGCGGCCGCGGTAC